The genomic segment ATTTCGGTCCATCAGCGTACTTGATCCGCGTGAGGGCGGGGGCGCCCCGGGGAGGACCGATGCAGGACCGTTTGCCCCTGCGCGACGTCGCGGCCGACGAAAGCGCGTCGGCGAGGATACCGGAAATTTCCCGAAAGTGGTCCGCGGCCCAACCGTTCTTCGCCGCGGCCGACAAGCGCGACATCGCCGCCTTCCGGGCGGCGGCCAGTTCGCTGGCCGAGGCGATGGCGCCGACGGCGGCCACGGCGCCGGTCACGGCGGCGCTCTACTTCCATTCCGTCCTCTGCCGCGCGGCGGACGCCGCGAGGCCGCAGCGCGCCGCCTTGCCCGAGATGGAGCGTCTCGCGCTCGCCGACGCGCTCGCCGCGGCGGGGGCGGGACGTCCGCTCTGCGACGCCTTCCTCGCGCTGGCCGAGCGGACGGCCGGCGAGCTGCTGCCCCACCGCCATCCGATGCACCCGGTGGCCGTGCGCGCCCGCCGGCACATCGAATCGCACTGGGGCGAGCCGCTCTCGCTCTCCCGCGTCGCCTCGACGCTCGGCGTCACCCGCACCTACCTCTCCGCCCTCTTCCGGCGGGAGTGCGGCGTCACGCTGACCGAGTACATCCACCTCGTGCGGATCGAGCGGGCGGAGGAGCTGCTGCGGGAAGGCGGCCGCTCCCTGGCGACGATCGCGTCGCTGGCCGGCTACGGCAGCTACCGGCACTTCCACCGCAGCTTCCTCAAGCTGCGGCGGATGTCGCCGCGGGCCTTCGCGCGCGGGCTGTCCGCCGACGTCGCGGCGCTCGACGAGCACGCCGCCGGGCTTCCGGTCATGCCGGAGCGGGCCGCCGACTGACCGCTCGTCTCCCGCCGAAATCGCGTTCCGGGGCGGCGCCGCGCGGCGCCGTCCCCGGGCCGCGCTCGCTCTCTTCTCTTCCGCGGACCGGCCGCGCCGACCGGAAGACGGGCGCCGTCCCCGGCGCGGGCGACTGACGCCTTCCCGTCTTCGCGGTAATCTCGGCCGCGCGGGGCCCGACCCCGCGCGGAGGCTCTTCGGGATGACTCGCGGGTTGGCGTTGATTCTCCTGGCCGGCGCGCTCGCGCCGTGCGCTCTCGCCGCCGAGGCCAACCTCCAGCCGGTCGCCGAGCGGCTCGCCTCGCCGCAGGCGCGCGACCGCGTCCGCGCCCTCGCCGACCTGCGCCGCCTCAAGCCCACAGGGGCCAAGGCGCGT from the bacterium genome contains:
- a CDS encoding AraC family transcriptional regulator, yielding MQDRLPLRDVAADESASARIPEISRKWSAAQPFFAAADKRDIAAFRAAASSLAEAMAPTAATAPVTAALYFHSVLCRAADAARPQRAALPEMERLALADALAAAGAGRPLCDAFLALAERTAGELLPHRHPMHPVAVRARRHIESHWGEPLSLSRVASTLGVTRTYLSALFRRECGVTLTEYIHLVRIERAEELLREGGRSLATIASLAGYGSYRHFHRSFLKLRRMSPRAFARGLSADVAALDEHAAGLPVMPERAAD